The following are encoded in a window of Carya illinoinensis cultivar Pawnee chromosome 15, C.illinoinensisPawnee_v1, whole genome shotgun sequence genomic DNA:
- the LOC122297790 gene encoding protein DETOXIFICATION 16-like isoform X1, which yields MAIEAEEKASLISPMMENSEENSVSADADGRNKRKVILEEVRKQLWLAGPLISVSLLQYSLQVISVMFVGHLGELALSGASMATSFASVTGFSLLMGMASALDTFCGQAYGAKQYHIMGIHMQRAMFVLFLVSIPLAVIWGNTRYILIALGQEDDIATEAGRYACFMIPSLFAYGLLQCLVKFLQTQNIVFPMMLSSGITTLLHVLICWILVFKTGLGDRGAALANSISYWINVLLLVLYVKLSSSCAKTWSGFSKEALHNICTFLKLAIPSAVMVCLEMWSFEMMVLLSGLLPDPKLETSVLSICLNTAATVWMIPFGLSCAISTRVSNELGAGHPEAARLAVRVVFVMALTEGILVGSVLILIRNIWGYAYSSEIEVVKYVAIMMPILAISNFLDGLQCVLSGTARGCGWQKIGAYVNLGSYYLIGIPCAVVFAFVLHIGGKGLWLGIICALVVQVLSLLTVTLRTNWEQQAKKATERVHDSIIPVEIVS from the exons ATGGCGATAGAGGCGGAGGAAAAGGCTTCTCTCATATCACCGATGATGGAAAACTCTGAAGAAAATAGCGTCAGTGCTGATGCGGATGGAAGGAATAAAAGGAAAGTGATTCTTGAGGAAGTAAGAAAGCAGCTATGGCTGGCAGGGCCTCTGATATCTGTGAGTCTGTTGCAGTATAGTTTGCAGGTGATATCTGTGATGTTTGTGGGTCATCTTGGTGAGTTGGCTCTCTCCGGTGCTTCCATGGCTACTTCTTTCGCCTCTGTCACCGGTTTCAGTTTGTTG ATGGGAATGGCAAGTGCATTGGATACCTTTTGCGGCCAGGCATATGGAGCAAAGCAATATCATATAATGGGAATACACATGCAGAGAGCCATGTTTGTCCTTTTTCTTGTAAGCATACCCCTTGCAGTCATATGGGGAAACACAAGATATATTCTTATTGCCTTGGGCCAGGAAGATGATATAGCGACCGAAGCAGGACGATATGCCTGTTTCATGATCCCGAGTCTGTTTGCCTATGGTTTACTGCAGTGCCTAGTTAAATTCTTACAAACCCAAAACATTGTCTTTCCAATGATGCTAAGCTCTGGAATCACAACTTTACTGCACGTTCTTATATGTTGGATCCTAGTATTTAAAACTGGACTTGGAGATAGAGGAGCTGCCTTGGCAAATTCCATATCCTATTggatcaatgtattactattgGTACTTTATGTCAAGTTATCCTCTTCATGTGCAAAAACCTGGTCGGGTTTCTCAAAGGAGGCCTTGCACAATATATGCACTTTTCTGAAACTAGCCATTCCTTCAGCTGTTATGGTCTG CCTGGAAATGTGGTCATTTGAAATGATGGTTCTTCTATCCGGTCTTCTTCCTGATCCAAAGTTAGAGACTTCAGTGCTTTCTATCTG TCTGAACACTGCAGCAACAGTTTGGATGATCCCCTTTGGACTCAGTTGTGCTATAAG TACACGAGTCTCAAATGAATTAGGAGCCGGGCATCCAGAAGCTGCACGTTTGGCGGTACGCGTTGTCTTTGTGATGGCATTAACTGAGGGTATATTGGTTGGATCAGTTCTGATATTAATACGCAACATTTGGGGCTATGCTTATAGCAGTGAAATAGAAGTGGTCAAATATGTAGCAATCATGATGCCAATTCTTGCAATATCCAACTTTTTAGATGGCCTCCAGTGTGTTCTTTCAG GCACTGCTAGAGGATGTGGTTGGCAGAAGATTGGTGCATATGTCAATCTCGGTTCATACTATTTAATTGGAATTCCATGTGCTGTTGTATTTGCTTTTGTCCTCCACATTGGAGGGAAG GGGCTCTGGCTGGGGATCATATGTGCACTAGTTGTCCAAGTGTTATCACTTCTCACTGTTACCTTACGTACTAACTGGGAGCAACAA GCAAAGAAGGCTACAGAGAGGGTCCATGATTCAATAATTCCTGTAGAGATAGTCTCTTGA
- the LOC122297790 gene encoding protein DETOXIFICATION 16-like isoform X2 yields MAIEAEEKASLISPMMENSEENSVSADADGRNKRKVILEEVRKQLWLAGPLISVSLLQYSLQVISVMFVGHLGELALSGASMATSFASVTGFSLLMGMASALDTFCGQAYGAKQYHIMGIHMQRAMFVLFLVSIPLAVIWGNTRYILIALGQEDDIATEAGRYACFMIPSLFAYGLLQCLVKFLQTQNIVFPMMLSSGITTLLHVLICWILVFKTGLGDRGAALANSISYWINVLLLVLYVKLSSSCAKTWSGFSKEALHNICTFLKLAIPSAVMVCLEMWSFEMMVLLSGLLPDPKLETSVLSICLNTAATVWMIPFGLSCAISTRVSNELGAGHPEAARLAVRVVFVMALTEGTARGCGWQKIGAYVNLGSYYLIGIPCAVVFAFVLHIGGKGLWLGIICALVVQVLSLLTVTLRTNWEQQAKKATERVHDSIIPVEIVS; encoded by the exons ATGGCGATAGAGGCGGAGGAAAAGGCTTCTCTCATATCACCGATGATGGAAAACTCTGAAGAAAATAGCGTCAGTGCTGATGCGGATGGAAGGAATAAAAGGAAAGTGATTCTTGAGGAAGTAAGAAAGCAGCTATGGCTGGCAGGGCCTCTGATATCTGTGAGTCTGTTGCAGTATAGTTTGCAGGTGATATCTGTGATGTTTGTGGGTCATCTTGGTGAGTTGGCTCTCTCCGGTGCTTCCATGGCTACTTCTTTCGCCTCTGTCACCGGTTTCAGTTTGTTG ATGGGAATGGCAAGTGCATTGGATACCTTTTGCGGCCAGGCATATGGAGCAAAGCAATATCATATAATGGGAATACACATGCAGAGAGCCATGTTTGTCCTTTTTCTTGTAAGCATACCCCTTGCAGTCATATGGGGAAACACAAGATATATTCTTATTGCCTTGGGCCAGGAAGATGATATAGCGACCGAAGCAGGACGATATGCCTGTTTCATGATCCCGAGTCTGTTTGCCTATGGTTTACTGCAGTGCCTAGTTAAATTCTTACAAACCCAAAACATTGTCTTTCCAATGATGCTAAGCTCTGGAATCACAACTTTACTGCACGTTCTTATATGTTGGATCCTAGTATTTAAAACTGGACTTGGAGATAGAGGAGCTGCCTTGGCAAATTCCATATCCTATTggatcaatgtattactattgGTACTTTATGTCAAGTTATCCTCTTCATGTGCAAAAACCTGGTCGGGTTTCTCAAAGGAGGCCTTGCACAATATATGCACTTTTCTGAAACTAGCCATTCCTTCAGCTGTTATGGTCTG CCTGGAAATGTGGTCATTTGAAATGATGGTTCTTCTATCCGGTCTTCTTCCTGATCCAAAGTTAGAGACTTCAGTGCTTTCTATCTG TCTGAACACTGCAGCAACAGTTTGGATGATCCCCTTTGGACTCAGTTGTGCTATAAG TACACGAGTCTCAAATGAATTAGGAGCCGGGCATCCAGAAGCTGCACGTTTGGCGGTACGCGTTGTCTTTGTGATGGCATTAACTGAGG GCACTGCTAGAGGATGTGGTTGGCAGAAGATTGGTGCATATGTCAATCTCGGTTCATACTATTTAATTGGAATTCCATGTGCTGTTGTATTTGCTTTTGTCCTCCACATTGGAGGGAAG GGGCTCTGGCTGGGGATCATATGTGCACTAGTTGTCCAAGTGTTATCACTTCTCACTGTTACCTTACGTACTAACTGGGAGCAACAA GCAAAGAAGGCTACAGAGAGGGTCCATGATTCAATAATTCCTGTAGAGATAGTCTCTTGA